In one window of Frigoriglobus tundricola DNA:
- a CDS encoding phytase translates to MSKLWVPGIALAVLVSAPAPAVDPPAPALRLADPAIGDQDDMCVWVHPTAPERSVIVTSDKKANKLFVYDLDGKTIQSVDVKHPGNIDARYGFPLGGAKVDIVAVNLRDDKVLAVFKVDPRTRKLARIDDGTIATGENYGGCLYHSRKSGTFFAVVTSKSGAVAQYELADTGTGAVRGKKVRAWKVGGVCEGAVADDEAGKVYVAEERAGVWELGAEPDAAAPGALVIKVGENGLKGDVEGLAVFTGANGTGYLLVSDQGKSTVRVYQRDQKHAYVGAFAVAGMGETDGIEVVSVGLGPKFPNGLFLCHTGTTTPCPVLLTPWDAIARTFAPPLALPPKAKPK, encoded by the coding sequence ATGTCTAAACTTTGGGTACCGGGAATTGCCCTCGCTGTGCTCGTGAGTGCCCCGGCCCCGGCCGTTGATCCGCCGGCCCCGGCCCTGCGCCTCGCCGACCCCGCGATCGGCGACCAGGACGACATGTGCGTGTGGGTCCACCCCACCGCGCCGGAGCGGAGCGTAATCGTCACCAGCGACAAGAAGGCGAACAAGCTGTTCGTCTACGACCTCGACGGCAAGACGATTCAGTCCGTGGACGTGAAGCACCCCGGAAACATCGACGCCCGGTACGGGTTCCCGCTCGGCGGCGCGAAGGTCGATATCGTCGCGGTGAACCTGCGGGACGACAAGGTGCTCGCCGTGTTCAAGGTGGACCCCCGGACCCGCAAGCTGGCCCGCATCGACGACGGAACGATCGCCACCGGCGAGAACTACGGCGGGTGCCTGTACCACAGCCGCAAGAGCGGGACGTTTTTCGCCGTGGTCACCTCGAAGTCCGGGGCCGTGGCCCAGTACGAACTCGCCGACACCGGGACCGGGGCGGTGCGGGGCAAGAAGGTGCGGGCCTGGAAGGTCGGCGGCGTGTGCGAGGGCGCCGTGGCCGACGACGAGGCCGGGAAGGTGTACGTCGCTGAAGAACGGGCCGGGGTGTGGGAGCTCGGCGCCGAACCGGACGCCGCGGCCCCCGGCGCGCTCGTGATCAAGGTGGGCGAGAACGGGCTGAAGGGCGACGTGGAGGGGCTGGCGGTCTTCACCGGGGCGAACGGCACGGGGTACCTGCTCGTCTCGGACCAGGGCAAGAGCACGGTCCGCGTGTACCAGCGGGACCAGAAGCACGCGTACGTCGGGGCGTTCGCGGTCGCGGGCATGGGCGAAACGGACGGCATCGAGGTCGTGTCCGTCGGCCTCGGCCCGAAGTTCCCGAACGGCCTCTTCCTGTGCCACACGGGGACGACGACGCCGTGCCCCGTGCTCCTCACGCCCTGGGACGCGATCGCCCGGACGTTCGCCCCGCCGCTCGCGCTCCCGCCGAAGGCCAAACCGAAGTAA
- a CDS encoding DUF1559 domain-containing protein, which translates to MTRHPLRARRAFTLIELLVVIAIIAILIGLLLPAVQKVREAAARMSCSNNLKQIGLGLMNYEGSYGKLPAASQVPWATQNQNANLDYTLPFGPNWAVTLLPYIEQNNLFTQANVQSFPGVAYTIGQDPPPSNASMAWAVVRGTKVKPYLCPSDSNNQQPWNPTSNIGGNGLTGWARGNYGVTAGYEDYDHVSGGATYTTSKAGIPKSFGMVSSPVMAANYGAKILDITDGTSNTIMVAELRAGLTAVDPRGVWALGFPGGSIVNAGRAAYNPTPNNLLGGTTDDGGDELQDGPSFCTPQGATVGMGCTSSQSVMTSAMSRSLHTSGVNCGNADGSVRFINNSISQITWVRLLSKADGQVLGSDW; encoded by the coding sequence GCTGCGCGCCCGGCGCGCGTTTACACTTATCGAGCTGCTGGTGGTGATCGCGATCATCGCGATCCTCATCGGCCTGTTGCTCCCGGCCGTTCAGAAGGTGCGGGAGGCCGCGGCGCGCATGTCGTGCAGCAACAACCTCAAGCAGATCGGCCTCGGGCTGATGAACTACGAGGGCAGTTACGGCAAGCTGCCGGCCGCCTCACAGGTGCCCTGGGCCACGCAGAACCAGAACGCGAACCTGGACTACACCCTGCCGTTCGGGCCGAACTGGGCCGTGACCCTGCTGCCGTACATCGAGCAGAACAACCTCTTCACGCAGGCGAACGTTCAGTCGTTCCCCGGGGTGGCCTACACGATCGGCCAGGACCCGCCCCCCTCGAACGCGAGCATGGCCTGGGCCGTGGTGCGCGGGACGAAGGTCAAGCCGTACCTGTGCCCGTCCGACTCGAACAACCAGCAGCCCTGGAACCCGACCTCGAACATCGGCGGGAACGGGCTGACCGGCTGGGCGCGCGGGAACTACGGCGTCACGGCCGGGTACGAGGACTACGACCACGTCAGCGGCGGCGCCACCTACACGACCTCCAAGGCCGGCATCCCGAAGTCGTTCGGCATGGTGTCCAGCCCGGTGATGGCGGCCAACTACGGGGCCAAGATCCTGGACATCACCGACGGCACGTCGAACACGATCATGGTGGCCGAGCTGCGGGCCGGGCTGACGGCCGTGGACCCGCGGGGCGTCTGGGCGCTCGGGTTCCCCGGCGGGAGCATCGTGAACGCGGGCCGCGCGGCGTACAACCCGACCCCGAACAACCTGCTCGGTGGGACGACGGACGACGGCGGCGACGAACTCCAGGACGGCCCCAGCTTCTGCACCCCGCAGGGGGCCACGGTCGGGATGGGCTGCACCTCGTCCCAGAGCGTGATGACCTCGGCCATGTCCCGGAGCCTGCACACCAGCGGCGTGAACTGCGGCAACGCCGACGGGAGCGTCCGGTTCATCAACAACTCGATCAGCCAGATCACGTGGGTGCGGCTGTTGTCCAAGGCGGACGGTCAAGTGCTCGGCAGCGACTGGTAA